One Flagellimonas sp. CMM7 genomic region harbors:
- the tgt gene encoding tRNA guanosine(34) transglycosylase Tgt, whose product MKFTLEKKDNLSKARAGELSLDHGIIQTPIFMPVGTVASVKGVHQRELRDEINPDVILGNTYHLYLRPGTKILEQAGGLHKFMGWDRNILTDSGGYQVYSLSSNRKIKEEGVNFKSHIDGSNHFFTPENVMEIQRAIGADIIMAFDECTPYPCDYNYAKRSMHMTHRWLDRCISHLEKLPFKYDYSQTFFPIVQGSTYKDLRKQSAEYIASVGAEGNAIGGLSVGEPAEEMYEMAEIVCDILPEDKPRYLMGVGTPINILENIALGVDMFDCVMPTRNARNGMLFTAHGTINIKNKKWEDDFSPIDDMGITFVDTEYSKAYLRHLFAANEYLGKQIATIHNLGFYLWLVRTARERILAGDFLEWKTKMVQQMDKRL is encoded by the coding sequence TTGAAGTTTACTCTAGAAAAAAAGGATAATCTTAGTAAAGCCAGGGCCGGTGAATTGTCATTAGATCATGGTATTATACAGACACCAATATTCATGCCAGTAGGTACGGTGGCTTCTGTAAAAGGGGTACACCAACGAGAATTAAGAGATGAGATAAATCCAGATGTTATACTGGGTAACACCTATCACTTGTATTTAAGACCAGGAACTAAAATCTTGGAACAGGCGGGTGGATTGCATAAGTTTATGGGTTGGGATAGAAATATTTTGACCGATAGTGGGGGGTACCAAGTGTATTCACTTTCTAGCAATAGAAAAATTAAAGAAGAAGGAGTAAATTTTAAATCTCATATAGATGGGTCAAATCATTTTTTCACTCCAGAGAATGTGATGGAAATACAGCGGGCCATAGGTGCAGACATTATCATGGCTTTTGATGAGTGTACACCTTACCCTTGTGATTACAATTATGCAAAACGCTCTATGCATATGACCCATAGATGGTTGGACAGATGTATCTCCCATTTAGAAAAACTTCCTTTTAAATACGATTACTCCCAAACCTTTTTTCCTATTGTACAGGGTTCAACCTATAAAGATTTAAGAAAACAATCAGCGGAATACATTGCTTCCGTGGGTGCGGAAGGAAACGCCATAGGGGGACTGTCAGTTGGGGAACCCGCAGAAGAAATGTATGAAATGGCAGAAATTGTCTGTGATATTCTTCCTGAGGATAAACCAAGATATTTAATGGGTGTAGGTACACCGATTAACATTCTTGAGAATATTGCTTTAGGTGTGGATATGTTCGATTGTGTAATGCCAACACGTAATGCACGTAACGGAATGCTGTTTACGGCACATGGTACAATCAACATTAAAAACAAAAAGTGGGAAGATGATTTTTCTCCTATTGATGACATGGGAATCACTTTTGTGGATACAGAATATTCCAAAGCATATTTAAGACATTTGTTTGCCGCCAATGAGTATTTAGGCAAGCAAATTGCAACAATACATAACCTTGGTTTTTACCTTTGGTTGGTGCGTACCGCCAGAGAGCGTATTTTAGCAGGGGATTTTCTTGAGTGGAAAACCAAAATGGTACAACAAATGGACAAAAGACTCTAA